One genomic segment of Helianthus annuus cultivar XRQ/B chromosome 14, HanXRQr2.0-SUNRISE, whole genome shotgun sequence includes these proteins:
- the LOC110904383 gene encoding cation/calcium exchanger 1, whose product MAVTITTCNLTIFLITSFFLTPSATPTTTTTCTTCTYIKTHSNCHPKGYINYLQIFYCNLHKHPKLGFLLLLVWLAILFYILTNTASDYFCPAVDHLSKTLNLSPAIAGTTLLPLGNGAPDVFATIISFTAAGDGGDIGLNTILGGAIFVSTIVVGILSLLISYRRKTVIVDKPNFIRDVVFLIFSLSNLLVVVIIGRINLWASIVFASAYVVYICLVSYMHFVSMKKQSVVSTDVHDHGSMLPLLVRSADKVVPKKQSVVMWVLFVIGLPLYLPRRVTIPMVTKEKWCKPFGVVSMGLSPIMLALILNSQNKMGSKAGVVVWFIALVIGIALGSCTFAFTSSTIAPQKCLLLWYASGFLMSVTWTYITAEELVSLLQSLGTIVGISPSVLGLTVLAWGNSLGDLATNVAMAMQDGPNGARIAIAGCYAGPVFNIFVGLGFSFVIACWLDYPASYVVPENPYLCETIGFLIGGLLWALVVLPNREMRLDRTLGGGLLAIYFCFLFVKIARVIGLIDVSKSNSIESLQAVM is encoded by the coding sequence ATGGCAGTTACCATTACCACCTGCAACCTCACCATCTTCCTCATCACATCCTTCTTCCTCACACCCTCCGCAActcccacaaccaccaccacttgCACCACCTGCACATACATCAAAACTCACTCAAATTGCCACCCAAAAGGCTACATAAACTACCTCCAAATCTTCTACTGCAACTTACACAAACATCCCAAATTAGGCTTCCTTCTTCTCCTCGTATGGCTAGCAATCCTCTTCTACATATTAACCAACACCGCCTCCGATTACTTCTGCCCCGCCGTTGACCACCTCTCTAAAACATTAAACCTCTCCCCTGCTATCGCCGGAACTACTCTTCTTCCGTTAGGTAACGGCGCACCGGACGTTTTCGCCACCATTATCTCCTTCACCGCCGCCGGAGATGGCGGCGACATCGGCCTCAACACAATTCTCGGTGGGGCAATTTTTGTTTCAACTATTGTTGTCGGAATTCTCAGCTTGTTAATCTCGTACCGTCGCAAAACTGTCATTGTTGATAAACCTAATTTCATCAGAGACGTTGTGTTTCTTATATTTTCTCTCTCGAATCTTCTTGTGGTCGTTATTATTGGTAGAATTAACTTGTGGGCATCAATTGTTTTCGCTTCTGCTTACGTTGTTTACATATGTTTGGTTTCGTATATGCATTTTGTCAGCATGAAGAAACAGAGTGTTGTTTCAACTGATGTTCATGATCATGGTTCCATGCTGCCGTTACTTGTACGTTCTGCAGATAAAGTTGTACCCAAGAAACAAAGTGTTGTCATGTGGGTTTTGTTTGTTATTGGGTTGCCACTTTATTTGCCAAGAAGGGTTACAATACCAATGGTTACTAAAGAAAAATGGTGCAAGCCATTTGGTGTGGTTTCAATGGGCTTAAGCCCAATTATGCTAGCTCTTATTTTGAACTCACAAAACAAAATGGGTTCAAAAGCTGGTGTGGTGGTGTGGTTTATTGCATTAGTGATTGGGATTGCTTTAGGGAGTTGTACATTTGCTTTTACAAGTAGTACGATTGCACCACAAAAGTGTTTGTTGCTTTGGTATGCAAGTGGGTTTTTGATGAGTGTCACATGGACATACATCACTGCTGAGGAGTTGGTCTCTTTGTTGCAGTCACTAGGGACTATTGTTGGGATCAGCCCTTCAGTTTTAGGGCTTACTGTACTAGCTTGGGGCAACTCACTTGGTGACTTGGCGACGAATGTTGCTATGGCAATGCAAGACGGGCCCAATGGAGCCCGGATTGCTATAGCAGGTTGTTATGCTGGACCTGTGTTTAATATTTTTGTTGGGCTAGGGTTTTCGTTTGTAATTGCGTGTTGGTTGGATTATCCGGCATCATATGTGGTGCCGGAGAACCCTTATTTGTGTGAAACCATTGGTTTCTTGATTGGGGGTTTATTATGGGCTCTTGTGGTGTTGCCCAACAGGGAAATGCGGCTCGACCGAACATTGGGAGGTGGTCTTTTAGCTATCTATTTTTGTTTCCTGTTCGTTAAGATTGCTAGGGTTATTGGATTGATCGACGTTTCTAAGTCCAACTCAATTGAATCCTTACAAGCAGTAATgtga